The Cinclus cinclus chromosome 3, bCinCin1.1, whole genome shotgun sequence genome has a window encoding:
- the KLF11 gene encoding Krueppel-like factor 11: MHGSPCSDMGDAPAVDIVDIYESIRERQRHDSERSTCSTLEQNDIEAVEALVCMSSWGQRSQKGDILKIRPLTPFSDSGDYTMHAEAAAELPKDYLSTLCMTPPHSPDLIEISAATLLSSQVTYSKPRTVMANTAACSVTSVTGASPITKPSVLSVGQQCSQKPVISESSSPQPCRAMATSVIRHTGDSSACHHIPALQEKTSVTSGYSTSRDWCGADDRKHSRLPQDTCVVDDLINKTSPVHQPYAHDSSDIVTNKGQLPVRPVSPQTYLPKNCENDLQKRATPVTPAPVSSPQVLCQMIPLNGQSSMINAYVKPSAPALSTTVKPILPQRAPLSQPVLMGPSVPQGTVMLVLPQPAVTQTPQCPQTVVTVGSTKLLPLAPAPVFIASGQTCAPQMDFSRRRNYVCDFPGCKKTYFKSSHLKAHLRTHTGEKPFSCNWDGCDKKFARSDELSRHRRTHTGEKKFSCPVCERRFMRSDHLTKHTRRHMTTKKTPSWQTEVGKLSRIATAEKPKGSSALSMLIPVPSPVCQG, encoded by the exons ATGCACGGCTCGCCCTGCTCGGACATGGGAGATGCTCCCGCG GTTGACATTGTGGACATCTATGAGTCTATCCGTGAACGGCAGCGTCATGACAGTGAAAGGTCCACCTGCAGCACCTTGGAGCAGAACGACATTGAAGCTGTTGAAGCCCTTGTTTGCATGAGCTCCTGGGGTCAAAGATCACAGAAAGGTGACATATTAAAGATAAGGCCCCTCACGCCCTTCTCGGATTCTGGGGATTACACAATGCACGCAGAGGCTGCGGCTGAATTACCAAAGGACTACCTATCAACGCTG tgcatGACGCCTCCGCACAGCCCTGACTTGATTGAGATATCGGCAGCCACGCTCCTGTCCTCACAAGTCACTTACTCCAAGCCAAGGACTGTCATGGCAAATACAGCTGCCTGCTCAGTCACGTCAGTGACCGGTGCCTCTCCCATAACCAAGCCATCTGTTCTCAGCGTGGGGCAGCAGTGCAGTCAGAAGCCAGTGATCTCTGAATCCTCCTCACCTCAGCCTTGCAGGGCCATGGCAACAAGTGTCATACGTCACACAGGTGATAGTTCTGCTTGCCATCACATTCCTGCCCTGCAAGAGAAAACAAGTGTAACTTCAGGCTACAGCACTTCCAGAGACTGGTGTGGAGCGGATGACCGAAAACATTCCAGACTGCCACAGGACACGTGTGTTGTGGATGATTTAATCAACAAAACCTCTCCAGTACATCAGCCTTATGCACATGACTCCAGTGATATTGTGACCAATAAAGGGCAACTGCCAGTCCGGCCTGTTTCACCGCAAACCTACTTACCAAAGAACTGTGAGAATGACTTGCAAAAAAGAGCTACCCCAGTGACACCTGCCCCTGTCTCAAGTCCCCAAGTTCTCTGTCAGATGATCCCTTTAAATGGACAAAGCAGCATGATTAATGCTTATGTCAAGCCTTCAGCACCAGCACTCTCAACAACCGTGAAACCTATTTTACCGCAGAGAGCCCCTCTCTCTCAGCCTGTGCTCATGGGACCTTCTGTGCCTCAGGGGACTGTCATGTTGGTTCTCCCGCAGCCCGCTGTCACACAGACACCGCAGTGCCCACAGACCGTGGTCACTGTTGGCAGCACCAAGTTACTGCCCCTCGCCCCTGCCCCTGTGTTCATCGCTTCTGGTCAGACCTGCGCCCCCCAGATGGACTTCTCCAGGCGGAGGAATTATGTCTGCGACTTCCCCGGCTGCAAGAAAACCTATTTCAAAAGTTCCCACCTCAAAGCCCACCTTCGCACCCACACTG GAGAAAAACCTTTCAGCTGCAACTGGGACGGCTGCGACAAGAAGTTTGCCCGCTCGGATGAGCTGTCACGGCACCGCAGGACGCACACGGGGGAGAAGAAGTTCTCCTGCCCGGTGTGCGAGCGCCGCTTCATGCGCAGCGACCACCTGACAAAGCACACCCGCCGACACATGACCACCAAGAAGACCCCCAGCTGGCAGACAGAGGTTGGCAAGCTCAGCAGAATTGCCACAGCAGAGAAACCCAAGGGCAGCAGCGCTCTGAGCATGCTCATCCCTGTGCCATCACCTGTCTGCCAGGGCTAA